A stretch of Aedes aegypti strain LVP_AGWG chromosome 2, AaegL5.0 Primary Assembly, whole genome shotgun sequence DNA encodes these proteins:
- the LOC5573419 gene encoding b(0,+)-type amino acid transporter 1 gives MTVVKAAPTSGGLKREMGLMSAINVIISVMIGSGIFVSPTAALKYSGSVGFCLVVWAVCGIISLLGALCFAELGTVVPRSGAEYAYLIEAFKKTNKFWGPLPSFICAWVYVVVLRPAEIAVIILTFAEYSILPFSNLLGLKSLPEEDLHNLIKLIALLGLGVITYINLSSVKLYVTINNIFGFCKVFACLIVIFGGIYQLAIGNTENLSRGFAGTNFSPGHIALAFYNGLWAYDGWSSVTTITEEIKRPEVNIPRSIIIAVPIITGLYVFMNMAYMTVLSPEEMIQSEAVGLDFGDRVLGSFSFLIPLGVALSTFGCALSIQFGVTRLCYVASQEGQMLEPLSYIHVRRATPTPAVAMQGILAFAFILVGNIEELIELASFLIWFFYGSAFIALLTLRKTQPDTPRPYKVPLFVPIFALGVSIFLSVVPIIAEPSPKYFFAVAFILSGVAVYTPFVYYKIRPKWMNKLTYLIQVLFEAVPTAEKFE, from the exons ATGACCGTAGTGAAAGCGGCGCCGACCAGCGGCGGCTTGAAGCGGGAGATGGGCTTGATGTCCGCCATTAATGTCATCATCAGCGTTATGATCGGTTCCGGAATATTCGTCTCACCGACGGCTGCTCTCAAGTACTCCGGAAGCGTAGGATTTTGCCTGGTTGTGTGGGCAGTTTGCGGAATAATATCCCTGCTAGGAGCACTCTGCTTTGCAGAACTGGGAACCGTCGTACCACGATCGGGAGCTGAGTACGCATACCTCATCGAAGCCTTCAAAAAGACCAACAAATTCTGGGGACCGTTACCCTCCTTCATATGTGCCTGGGTCTACGTTGTAGTGCTACGACCTGCAGAAATTGCTGTGATAATTCTCACATTCGCCGAATACTCAATTCTACCTTTCAGTAATTTACTCGGGTTGAAGAGCCTCCCTGAAGAGGATCTGCATAATCTTATCAAACTGATAGCCCTATTAGGATTAG GTGTTATCACTTATATTAATCTAAGCAGCGTAAAGTTATACGTTACgatcaacaatatttttggattttgcaAAGTATTTGCATGCCTTATAGTTATTTTTGGTGGTATCTACCAGCTAGCAATAGGCAATACGGAGAACTTGTCCAGGGGATTTGCTGGAACAAACTTCAGCCCTGGGCACATCGCATTGGCCTTCTACAACGGTCTTTGGGCGTACGATGGATGGTCTAGCGTCACCACGATCACCGAGGAAATCAAGCGACCTGAAGT TAATATTCCACGATCCATCATAATTGCCGTACCGATCATCACCGGGCTGTATGTGTTCATGAACATGGCCTACATGACAGTGCTTTCCCCGGAGGAAATGATCCAATCGGAAGCCGTTGGACTGGACTTTGGCGATCGTGTGCTTGGATCgttctcatttctcattccacTAGGAGTAGCATTGTCTACTTTTGGTTGCGCCCTGAGCATCCAATTTGGCGTAACTCGCCTCTGCTACGTGGCCAGCCAGGAAGGTCAAATGCTGGAACCTCTTTCGTACATCCACGTGCGCCGTGCGACACCAACTCCAGCAGTGGCAATGCAGGGTATTCTAGCGTTCGCCTTCATATTGGTGGGCAACATAGAGGAACTGATCGAACTTGCGTCGTTCCTCATTTGGTTCTTTTACGGATCAGCGTTCATCGCATTGCTGACCTTACGCAAAACGCAACCTGACACACCCAGACCCTACAAAGTGCCATTATTCGTGCCAATCTTCGCGCTCGGAGTATCCATATTCTTATCAGTGGTGCCAATCATCGCCGAACCGTCGCCTAAGTATTTCTTCGCCGTTGCGTTCATCTTGAGTGGCGTGGCTGTCTACACGCCGTTCGTTTACTACAAAATTAGGCCCAAGTGGATGA ATAAACTCACCTATCTCATCCAGGTGTTATTTGAGGCCGTGCCCACCGCGGAGAAATTTGAATAA